A single region of the Drosophila takahashii strain IR98-3 E-12201 chromosome 2R, DtakHiC1v2, whole genome shotgun sequence genome encodes:
- the RpS23 gene encoding small ribosomal subunit protein uS12 → MGKPRGLRTARKHVNHRRDQRWADKDYKKAHLGTRWKANPFGGASHAKGIVLEKVGVEAKQPNSAIRKCVRVQLIKNGKKITAFVPRDGSLNYIEENDEVLVAGFGRKGHAVGDIPGVRFKVVKVANVSLLALYKEKKERPRS, encoded by the exons ATGG GCAAGCCAAGAGGTCTGCGCACTGCCAGGAAGCATGTGAACCACCGTCGCGACCAGCGTTGGGCCGACAAGGACTACAAGAAGGCTCATTTGGGCACCAGATGGAAGGCCAATCCCTTCGGAGGTGCTTCCCACGCCAAGGGAATCGTCCTTGAGAAGGT CGGCGTCGAGGCCAAACAGCCCAACTCTGCCATCCGCAAGTGCGTGAGGGTGCAGCTGATCAAGAACGGCAAGAAGATCACCGCCTTCGTGCCCCGTGACGGTAGCTTGAACTACATTGAGGAGAACGACGAGGTCCTGGTCGCCGGTTTCGGTCGTAAGGGTCATGCCGTCGGTGATATTCCCGGTGTGCGCTTCAAGGTTGTCAAGGTCGCCAACGTCTCCCTGTTGGCCCTCTACAAGGAGAAGAAGGAGCGCCCAAGATCTTAG